A window of Neorhizobium galegae bv. orientalis str. HAMBI 540 genomic DNA:
GATGCCGCAGGAGGAAAGGGGTAACAAATAGAAAAACCGCCGCCACCCATAACCTGTAGGTTGTCGTCGGTGGCGCGGTCTAGTTGAGGACGCGCATCAGGCCTGGTGAATCCAGCGAGAAAGCCGGGATCGTCACCTCGAAGGTTTCGCCGTCGTCTGTCTGCATGTCGTAGTGGCCGAACATCAGGCCGGATGGGGTGTCGAGCGGACAGCCCGAAGAATATTCGTAGCTGTCGCCGGGCTTCAGCCGCGGCTGTTCACCGATGACACCAGGCCCGTCCACTTCGTCGACGATGCCGTTCTGGTCGGTAATGTTC
This region includes:
- the apaG gene encoding Co2+/Mg2+ efflux protein ApaG gives rise to the protein MYRARTRDIDVAVEPYYLEEQSNPEESRYVWGYRIVIENHSSLTVQLVHRYWNITDQNGIVDEVDGPGVIGEQPRLKPGDSYEYSSGCPLDTPSGLMFGHYDMQTDDGETFEVTIPAFSLDSPGLMRVLN